The genomic stretch TGCAGCGCTACCGGGCGACGGTGGATGCCCAGTTGAGTCTGCTGCCGGCCGCCGGCCAGAGTTCGGCCCCGAGCCCTGAACCCCAGCCCGAGGAAGCCTGATCGAGAGCACCCCGCTGGCCGTCGGGTCCCAGACGGGGTACGTTTCCGGCAGATGTGGAAGGTTCGTTCTTGGCTGATGCAGGCGCCAGGCTGGCGATTCGCCTGCTTCAGGATGCCGCCGAACGTGGCGAGATCGACCCCTGGGACGTGGATGTCATTGCCGTGGTCGACGGCTTCCTCGACCAGCTTCGCCAGAGGATCGGCGCCCCCCGGCTGGTGAGCGGACCCGGTGAGGGAGGCAGTTTCGAGAGTGATCTTGCCGCCACCAGTGAGGCGTTTCTGGCCGCCTCCGTGCTCGTGAGCCTCAAGGCCGAGATCCTCGAGCAGCAGACCCTGCCGCCGGAACCGGAACTGGAGCAGGACGCCTTCGCCTTCGACGAGGAGGACGCTGGATCCTTCGAGCTGCTCTCCTTTCAGCTGCCACGCCGTCCGGAGCGTCACCTGTTGCGGCGGGCCGTGGCACCACCGCCGCTGCAGCGTCCCGTCACCCTGGGGGAACTGATCCGCCAGCTGGAGGACATCGCCGAGCGGCTGAAGCAGGGGGACGTGAGCGGACGATCCCGGCAGCGCGGACCTCGCTACAGCGAGCGGGCGGCGATCGAGCAGGTGGCGGCTCTGGCCCATCGTGAAAAACTGCCGGAAACCACCGCCGCTCTCAGCCACTTCCTGCTGGAGTGGCAGGCCGCCAGCGACTGGGTGAACTTCGAGGTGCTCGTGGAAGCCTGGGCCGAGGCCGCCCCGGCGGATCTGGACCAGGACCGTGTCGGGGTGTTCTGGGCTCTGCTCTTCCTCTGCTCCCAGGGCAGAGTCGACCTGCAGCAGGAGGGAGGCCTCTTCGGCCCCCTGTTCCTCAGGGGTTGCTGGGAAGGCATGGGCGCTGGACCGTCAGTGCTTCCACACGGACTGGTGCCAGCTCCCTCTCCGGCTCGGGAGGCGCAGGCCGCCTGAGGGTCTTCACTAGGCTGCCTTGAATCAGATCAGAAGGGGACAGGTGCCCATGAAGGCCATGATTCTCGCGGCCGGCAAGGGAACTCGGGTGCAGCCCATCACCCACACGATTCCCAAGCCGATGATCCCGATTCTGCAGAAACCCGTGATGGAGTTTCTGCTGGAGCTGCTCCGTCAGCATGGGTTCACCGAAGTCATGGTCAATGTTTCACACCTGGCCGCGGAAATCGAGAACTACTTCAGAGATGGCCAACGCTTCGGCGTGGAGATCGCCTACAGCTTCGAAGGGCGCATCGAAGACGGAGAACTGATCGGTGCCGCCCTCGGTTCCGCCGGGGGCCTCAAGAAGATCCAGACCTTTCAACCCTTCTTCGACGACACCTTCGTGGTGCTCTGCGGCGATGCGCTGATCGACCTCGACCTCACCGAGGCCGTGCGCCTTCACAAGGAGAAAGGGGCCATGGCTTCCCTGGTCACCAAGCGGGTGCCCAAGGATCAGGTGAGCAGCTACGGCGTGGTGGTCACCGACCAGGACAGCCGGGTGCTGAGCTTCCAGGAGAAGCCCTCGGTGGCCGAGGCCGCCAGCGACATGATCAACACCGGCATCTACATCTTCGAGCCGGAGGTTCTGGATCACATCCCCGCCGGCATTCCCTTCGACATCGGCGCCGATCTCTTCCCCAGGCTGGTCGCCGCCGGGGCGCCCTTCTACGCCCTGCCGATGGATTTCGAATGGGTGGACATCGGCAAGGTTCCCGACTACTGGCAGGCGATCCGCAGCGTGCTCGAGGGCAAGGTCCGTCAGGTGCAGGTGCCTGGCCGGGAAGTGCGCCCGGGGATTTTCACAGGTCTGAACGTGGCCGCCGACTGGGACAAGATCAACGTCACCGGCCCCATCTACGTGGGTGGCATGACCCGGATCGATCCCGGCGTGACGATCGTGGGGCCGGCCATGATCGGACCGAGCTGCCACATCTGTGAAGGCGCCACGATCGACAACTCGATCATCTTCGATTACTCCCGCATCGGGGCCGGCGTGCGCCTGGTGGAGAAACTGGTGTTCGGCCGCTACTGCGTCGATCGCAACGGCGACCACTTCGACCTGCAGGAAGCCTCCCTCGACTGGCTGATCACCGATGTGCGCCGCCAGGATGTGGTGCAACCCTCGCCCCAGCAGAAGGCGATGGCTGATCTGCTCGGCACGGATCTCGCCCTCAGTGCGGGTGAGAACTGACCTCCGTCAGCACCGCCCCTCCTGGCGGCGAGACGCCAGCCTCGGCCAGGATCCAGGGGATGCGCTCCTCCGCCTTCACCGCCATCAGATGAACCCCCTGGGCAATGGCCCGGTACGCACGCACCTGTTCGGCGGCGATCGCCACGCCTTCGGCCGCCGGATCCGCTGACGCCGCCAGCCTGTCGATGATCGGCTGGGGAATCGAGGCTCCCGGCACCACGCGATTGATGAAGGCCGCGTTCCGTGCCGACTTGAGCAGAAACACCCCCGCCAGCACTGGCAGTCCCAGGGGTTCGCTGATCTCGCCACAGAAGCGGCGCAGCGCTTCTGTGCTCATCACCATCTGGGTCTGCAGGAAGCGTGCACCGGCCTCCTGCTTGCGCGCCACCCGCGCCCGCAGTCCGCTCCAGCTGGTCGACTGGGGGTCGGCCGCGGCCCCTGGGAACAGAGCCGTGGGCCCATCCGGCAGCACGCCCTCCACTGGATCGAGGCCAGCATTGAGGCGGCCCAGCAACTGCAGCAGGCGCACCGACTCCAGCTCATTGACGGCCCGGGCACCCGGCTGATCCCCGGCGCCCACCGGGTCCCCGGTGAGGCAAAGCACATTGCGGATGCCGAGGGCGTGGGCACCGAGCAGATCGGCCTGGAGAGCAATCCGGTTGCGGTCGCGACAGGCCAGCTGCAGCACGGGCTCGATCCCGGCCTCGAGGAGCAGGCGGCAGAGGGCAAGACTGCTCATGCGCATCACGGCCCTGCTGCCGTCCGTGACATTGACGGCATGGACCAGCCCACGGAGCTTGGCGGCCACTGTGAGGGTGCGAGTGGGATCTCCCCCCCGCGGCGGGGTCACCTCAGCCGTGATGGCGAACTGTCCGGTCTCCAGGGCCTGGCGCAGAAGCAAGGGACAGGGGATCGCTCAGGGCCCATCATGCGTCAGCGGCCGCTGCTTACAGTGGAACCTTGGAGGGGTGGAGTCTGGATGTCCGATCGAGACAATCACATCCAGCTGCGCTCCAATCTTTCGGAACGCGAGCTGGAAATCATCGAGCGGGTCGCGACGGGCCTGACCAATCAGGAAATCGCCCTTGAGCTGATGATCAGCAAGCGAACGGTCGACAACCACGTCAGCAATATCTTCACCAAGACCGGCGCCAAGAACCGCGTGGCCCTGTTGAACTGGGCGATGGATAACGGCAAGATCTGCCGGGATGGCTTCAACTGCTGCCATTTACCCAGCGCTGAAGGCTGATTCGGACTCCGGCCATGAGCCTGATCAGGCCCCTTCAGGGCAGGGTTCCAGCTTCGATCAGACGCTTTGGGACATGCCGGCCGAAACCGTCCTCGGCAGGTACGGTACCTCGACCGTGGCGGTGAGGGACTGCAGGCTGTAGCCGTCGGGTCGAAGCCCGAACAGATCGGCGTAGTCGAGGCAATCGTCGGTGTCGCGGCCGGCGAAGCGGAGCACGCCTTGGTGGTCGTAGAGGCCGATCACGGACGGAACGGGGCGGGGAGGAGAGATTAAGGAGAAATCCTTAATGAAATCCTAGCTGATGTCGCTGTCGTTACAAAGGCCATCCGCCAACAGACTCTGCCGGTCCGCCTCGGGCCAGCAGCTCCAGGGACGTCGGGCCAGGGCCGCATTACTGAGCTCCCCAAGTCCGGTGATCTCCCGATGGCACCACGGTGGCAGCACCAGCGCCTGCTCCTCCCGCTCCAGCTCCACTTCAGCCACCACCAGAGGCGAGTTCTCCCCCTCGAACACATCAAGCACCCACTCCCCGCCGGGCAGGTCAAGCCCGTAGCGCTCCTTATGGAGGCTGGCCGAGGCCAGGCCCAGCAGCTGCCGGGCATCGGCGACGGGAATCTCATACTCGAATTCGGCCCGGGTGACGGCGGTGACGGTGGCCTTGAGAGTCAACCAGGCCCTGGCTGCCTTCGCCCCCTCGTCACGCTCGTCCTCCAGGCGCACCCGCACGGTGACCCCATCGGCTGAAGCCTGCAGGTACCCCTGGCAGAGGTGCTGCCGCCAGAGAATGTGCTCCTTCCACCCCGCTCCCCGCACGAGGAAGCGGCGCTCGATCTCCAGAGCCACCGATCCAGACCCACACACCGTCCGGCCCATCCTGGCGTCAGGCCCGTCGCCGAGTTCTGCGTTCAGTTGGCGGAGGGTTCCGAGGCGGTGAGGTCGCCGGCCCAGTGCAGCTTGTGGCTGAGGGTGCGGTAGTAGGAGGGGCTCTGCTGCAGCACCACCATCAGGGCGCAGTGGCTGGAGCGCTGCACCACGCAGCGATCACCAGGCTCCAGCATGGTGGCGTGGGCTCCGTCCTTCCAGAGCTTCACCCGCCGGCTCGGCTCCCCAAGGGGCCAGATCGCCAGCTGCGAGCGGGGTGGCACCACCACCGGCCGGCTGGAGAGGCTCATCGGGCAGATCGGGTTGACCACGATGGCATCGATTCCTGGATGGAGGATCGGGCCTCCCGCCGCCATGGCGTAACCGGTGGAGCCGGTGGAAGTGGCGATGATCAGTCCATCGCCGCGGAACTGATCCACCACCTCCCCGTCGATCTCCAGCTCCAGCACGCAAGTGGGCGAGAGCTCATCGAGGAAGGGACGGAAATAGAAATCGTTGAGCGCACGGTGCAGTCGGGCGGGCCCATCGGCGCTGGGATCCTCGGGCTCATCCCCTTCGGGAACCCCATCGCCGCGATCGACGAAGGCTTCCAGCATCATGCGGCGCTCGAGGGCGAAGCGGTCATCGCGGAGCCGTTGCCAGAGGTTGTCTTCCGAAGAGGTGGTGCTGAGCACCAGCAATTTGCGCTCATGGGTGAGGAATCCGAGGTGACCGCCCACGTTGAAGCTCAGGATCGGCACATCCAGGGGACCGAGGTGACGGGCCGCGCCCAGGACGGTGCCATCTCCGCCCAGCACCACGGTGAGGTCTGGCAGACAAGGCTCGGTGGCCAGCAGGCCCGGGAACGGGTTGGAGCTGGCTCCGCTGCTGGCGACTGTGACCTGGACCCCCTGGGAGCGCAGGTCTTCGGAGCAGCGTCGTGCCTGGCGCTGAGCCGCCTGGCTGCCGGAGCGAACGATCAGCCAGACCCGCTGGAGCTGCATGGAATCAGGCGCGAATCCCGCATCGGCGGACCGTAGGGGAGAAGGCGGGCAAGGTCACCAGCGCAACAGATTGAAGCGCTCCATATCGACGGTCTCGCGGTTGCGGTAGAGGGAGAGCAGGATCGCCAGACCCACGGCCGCTTCGGCAGCAGCCACGGTGATCACGAAAATGGCAAAGACCTGGCCACGGATCTGCTGACCATCGATGTAGCTGGAGAAGGCCATCAGGTTGATGTTGACGGCATTGAGCATCAACTCGATGCTCATCAGAACCCGCACCGCGTTACGGCTGTTGATCAGGCCCCAGACCCCTGTACAGAAGAGGATGGCGGCGAGCACCAGGTAGGCCTGGAGCGGAATGTCGATGGATGTGGGAGGCATGATCAGACTTTCTCCAGCAGGGTGGTCTCGCCGGCGGGACTCTCCAGCAGCAGGGGGGTGCGTTCCTTTTCGATCAGGCCCTGATCGGCTGCTTCACCGGTGATCACATCACTGCTGAACACATCGCGACGAGCGAGCACGATCGCTCCGATCATCGCCATCAGCAGCAGCACCGAGGCCAGTTCGAAGGGCAACAGATAATCACTGAACAGATGGATTCCGATCAGCACCGTGGCGTCATCCCCGAGGGGAGTGGGCCCGGGAACCGCCCAGGGGGTGGTGAGATCGACCCGCAGGATCAACAGGAACAGACCGAGGCAGACACCCCCGGAGAGCACCCGGCGCAGAAGCAGACCGGGGATCTCGGCCATGGCCTCTTTCTTGTTCACGAGCATGATCGCGAACAGGATCAGCACGTTCACGGCGCCCACGTAGACCAGGACCTGCGCCGCGGCAACAAAACTGGCATTGAGCAGCAGGTAGAGACCCGCCACGGAGAGGAACACGCCAGCCAGCAGGAAGGCCGAATAGACAATGTTAGGCAACAGCACAACTCCCAGGGAGCCCAGCACCAGCGTGAGGGAGAGGGCGGTGAAGCAAATGAGCTGGGTGACGGACGCGATCGTCATCAGGCGTTCTCCACGGACTTGGCGGCTGAGGCCGCCATCTCGGCCTGCACCTGCTCGGGCAGCTGTCCGGCCCTCGGCCTGGAGGGATCGACGCCATGGGGATCCATTTCACCCTTGGGCAGATAGGCCAGCTCGCGCAGGGGCACCACGGCAGGATCACTGGTGACGCTGGTGGGAAGGCGGCCCAGGGCCACGTTGTCGTAGTTGAGGCTGTGGCGATCAAAGGCCGCCAGCTCGTACTCCTCAGTCATGGAGAGGCAGTTGGTAGGGCAATACTCCACACAATTGCCGCAGAAGATACAGACTCCGAAATCAATGGAGTAGTTCTTGAGCTCCTTCTTCTTCGTCTCCTTGTTCATCACCCAGTCGACAACCGGCAGGTTGATGGGGCAGACGCGAACACAGACTTCACAGGAGATGCACTTGTCGAACTCGTAATGAATCCTGCCGCGATAGCGCTCCGAGGGAATCAGCTTCTCGTAGGGGTATTGAACGGTGATCGGCCGTCGGCGCAGGTGATCAAACGTGACCGACAGGCCCTGAGTGATGTAATTGGCTGCGCCTACGGCGTCCTTGGTGTAGTCACCGACCTTTTGCAGGAATCCGAACATGGCAGGAGAGTCGGAGAGGAAGGAAGACAGGAGCTGGGGAGCTGGGACTGGGGCTCAGGAGGGACCTGAAAGTTGGACCCATGATGACCGGCGGGGGGCTCAGCCGCCGAAAAAGGCGGGGAAGGCGAGCTTGAGGCCAGCGGTGACCAGCAGATTGACCAGGGCTATCGGCAGCAAAAACTTCCAGCCCAGATCGAGGAGCTGGTCGATGCGCACGCGCGGAAGGGTCCACCGCAGCAGGATGGCGATGAACACCAGCAGATAGGCCTTCAGCACCGTCATGACGATGCCGACCGAGCCTGTGATCACCTGCACCAGCGGGGCATCCACCGGCTGGCCGAGGACTCCGGCCAGCCATTCCACAGGCAGGGGGAATCCCCAGCCGCCGAGATAGAGCACGGCCACCAGCAGGGCCGAGAGCACCAGGTTGATGTAGCTGCCCAGATAGAAGAGGGCGAACTTCATGCCGGCGTATTCCGTCTGGTAGCCGGCCACCAGTTCCTCCTCCGCCTCGGGGAGGTCGAAGGGGAGGCGCTCGCACTCCGCCAGGGCGCAGATCCAGAAGATCAGGAAGCCCACCGGCTGGCGCCAGATGTTCCAGCTGAGGATGCCGGCACCGTTCTGCTGGTTGACGATGTCAACGGTGCTGAGCGAATTGCTCATCATCACGACGGCCAGCACCGCCAGAGCCAGAGGGATCTCGTAGCTGATCGACTGGGCGGCGGCTCTCAGCCCACCCAGCAACGAATACTTGTTGTTGCTGGCGTAACCGCTCATCAGCAGACCGATCGGCTGGATGCTGCTGAGGGCGATCCAGAGGAACACGCCGATGCCCACATCGCTGATGAGCAGGTTCTGGCCGAAGGGAACCACCAGCCAGGAGAGGATCACCGGCACCAGCACCAGCACCGGACCGAGGGTGAAGAGCAGCCCGTCGGCGCGGTGAGGGATGACGTCTTCCTTGAACAGCAGTTTGAGGCCGTCGGCCATCGGCTGCAGCACACCGAGGGCACCGGCGTATTCAGGGCCGATCCGCTGCTGCACGGCGGCGGAGATCTTGCGTTCCAGCCAGACGTTGACCAGAACGCCGATGACGGCGGCCACCAGCACCAGCAGCATCGGCAGGGGAAGCCAGAGCAGATGGGCCGCGCCCTGGCTCAGGCCGAAGCCTTCCAGGGTGCTGGTGAAACTGGATTGAAGGTCAAGACCAGGACCGACCACCGCCAGAGAGGGCCAGCCGGTGGTCAGGGGAACTGGTGCCGGGTCGATCAACACCGTGACAACTCCGCAGCGCGCTGAGGTGAGGGCAACTTAAACGCCTGGCAGGGCATTGCGGGCATCCTGAGGCAACCAACTCCTGCGGCCCGGACCGGTATAGATCTGGGTGGGCCGGTAGATGCGGTTGGCTCCGAGCTGCTCCTTCCAGTGGGCCAGCCAGCCGGCCACCCTGGCGATCGCGAAGATCGGGGTGAACAGATCCCGGGGGATGCCGAGCTTGCGGTACACCAGGCCGGAATAGAAGTCGACGTTGGGGTAGATGCCCTTCGGTCCAAGCCGATCGGCGGCCACCTCCTCCACCCGCCGGGCCACGTCGTACATGGCGTCGTGACCGAAGCGATCGAAGAGCTGCTCGGCCAGGCCCTGGAGAATCACGGCCCGGGGGTCCTTGACCTTGTATTCACGGTGCCCGAAGCCCATGATCTTCTGCTTCTCGGCAATGGCCCGGTCCAGCCAGGCTTCCACCCGGTCCTCGCTGCCAATCTGCTCGAGCATGGCCAGCACGTCTTCGTTGGCACCGCCGTGGAGGGGGCCGGCCAGGGTGCCCACCGCCGAGGCCACCACGGCGTAGGGGTCGGTGAGGGTGCTGGCGGTGACCCGGGCACTGAAGGTGCTGGCGTTGAGACTGTGCTCGGCGTGCAGGATCAGGCAGGAATCGAAGATTCTGGCCGCCAGCGGATCAGGCTCCCGCTCGGTCAGCATGTAAAGGAAATTGGCCGAATAGGACAGATCGTCGCGGGGCTGGATCGGATCCTGACCCAGGCGGATCAGCTGGTAGGCGGCGACCATCGTGGGGATCTTGGCGATCAGGCGCACCACCGCCGCCTCGATGTAGGCGGGATCATCCAGGGCCCGGCGGGAATAGAACAGTCCCAGGGAGGCCGCGCTCGTCTGCAGCGCGTCCATGGGGTGCCCGTCGGCCGGGAAGCACTTCATCATGTCCCGGATGCGGAAGCTCACCCTCCGGTGCATCTGCACGTTCTGCTCGAACGCCCGCAGGTGCTCGACGGTGGGCAGCTCTCCCCAGATCAGCAGATGGGTGGTTTCGAGAAAGGTGCTGTGGGCCGCCAGTTCCTCGAGGGGATAGCCGCGGTAGGTGAGCAGGCCCCGGAGGCCATCGATGTCACAGATGGCCGACTGGGTCGCCGGCACACCCTCCAGTCCGGGACGGAAGACGGGCGCCGCTTCGGCCGCGACCCGGTTTGCATCCATCACCATCCGCATCGTCCCTGCTTCAGATCCGAAGCTAGGTCGAGGCTTCACCCCCTGCCGTAGCCCTGCTGACCAGCCCTCAGATGAGACAGGCGGGGCTGAGCAGCAGGCGCAGGCAGGCGCTGCCCGCCAGGGGGCGGTGGGCCAGGCTGCCCGGGGCAGGCAACTCGAGCAGGGCCACTCCGGACTTCTTCAGGCGCAGGGCTCCGCAGGGAGCGCCACAGAGGTGGGCGGCCAGGGCGCTGAGGTCGGGTTCATGGCCCACCAGTCCAAGGCGGCCACCTCCGGCCAGCGGGCCATCCGCTGCCAGCCATTGCTCCATCAGAGGCATCGGGTCGGCACCGGGGGCGAGTTCGGCGGCGATCGCCAGCGCAGCGCAGAGCCCCTCCTCCCTTGCGATCTGGGCCGTCTGAAGGGCCCGCACCAGTGGACTGCTCAGCAGCTGATCGCAGTGCAGCTCCAGGTCGAGCAGCCGCCGCACCACCGCGGCCGTCCGGCGGCGGCCCCGCTCCGTCAGGGGACGCTCGCCATCGGGCCGCACACCGGGGCCGGGTGCCTGGCGCTCCTCGGCGAGGCCATGGCGCAGCAACAGCAGGGTGACACCGGCCATGGTCAGCCCAGCTCCAGATGGGCCCGCAGGGCGAGCAGCGACGACGGTCCGAGCGGCGGCGGCGCATCCTCCAGCAGGGGAGGCTCGATCGCCACACTGAAGGCCAGGCCCTTCACGCCTCCCACCAGGGAATGGCCCACCAGGCCGGTGACCAGTTGCCAGGGGTGCCAGGGCACCAGAAGGTCCTGGGCGGGTTCGGCAGCCAGGGCAGCCTGCAGGGGAGCGCTGCGGGTCCCCAGAGTCTGCAGCTGCTCGACCCGCTCCTG from Synechococcus sp. CBW1107 encodes the following:
- a CDS encoding citrate synthase, which codes for MRMVMDANRVAAEAAPVFRPGLEGVPATQSAICDIDGLRGLLTYRGYPLEELAAHSTFLETTHLLIWGELPTVEHLRAFEQNVQMHRRVSFRIRDMMKCFPADGHPMDALQTSAASLGLFYSRRALDDPAYIEAAVVRLIAKIPTMVAAYQLIRLGQDPIQPRDDLSYSANFLYMLTEREPDPLAARIFDSCLILHAEHSLNASTFSARVTASTLTDPYAVVASAVGTLAGPLHGGANEDVLAMLEQIGSEDRVEAWLDRAIAEKQKIMGFGHREYKVKDPRAVILQGLAEQLFDRFGHDAMYDVARRVEEVAADRLGPKGIYPNVDFYSGLVYRKLGIPRDLFTPIFAIARVAGWLAHWKEQLGANRIYRPTQIYTGPGRRSWLPQDARNALPGV
- a CDS encoding segregation/condensation protein A, translating into MADAGARLAIRLLQDAAERGEIDPWDVDVIAVVDGFLDQLRQRIGAPRLVSGPGEGGSFESDLAATSEAFLAASVLVSLKAEILEQQTLPPEPELEQDAFAFDEEDAGSFELLSFQLPRRPERHLLRRAVAPPPLQRPVTLGELIRQLEDIAERLKQGDVSGRSRQRGPRYSERAAIEQVAALAHREKLPETTAALSHFLLEWQAASDWVNFEVLVEAWAEAAPADLDQDRVGVFWALLFLCSQGRVDLQQEGGLFGPLFLRGCWEGMGAGPSVLPHGLVPAPSPAREAQAA
- a CDS encoding methylenetetrahydrofolate reductase — protein: MLLRQALETGQFAITAEVTPPRGGDPTRTLTVAAKLRGLVHAVNVTDGSRAVMRMSSLALCRLLLEAGIEPVLQLACRDRNRIALQADLLGAHALGIRNVLCLTGDPVGAGDQPGARAVNELESVRLLQLLGRLNAGLDPVEGVLPDGPTALFPGAAADPQSTSWSGLRARVARKQEAGARFLQTQMVMSTEALRRFCGEISEPLGLPVLAGVFLLKSARNAAFINRVVPGASIPQPIIDRLAASADPAAEGVAIAAEQVRAYRAIAQGVHLMAVKAEERIPWILAEAGVSPPGGAVLTEVSSHPH
- a CDS encoding LuxR C-terminal-related transcriptional regulator, with product MSDRDNHIQLRSNLSERELEIIERVATGLTNQEIALELMISKRTVDNHVSNIFTKTGAKNRVALLNWAMDNGKICRDGFNCCHLPSAEG
- the nuoK gene encoding NADH-quinone oxidoreductase subunit NuoK encodes the protein MPPTSIDIPLQAYLVLAAILFCTGVWGLINSRNAVRVLMSIELMLNAVNINLMAFSSYIDGQQIRGQVFAIFVITVAAAEAAVGLAILLSLYRNRETVDMERFNLLRW
- a CDS encoding CYTH domain-containing protein — protein: MALEIERRFLVRGAGWKEHILWRQHLCQGYLQASADGVTVRVRLEDERDEGAKAARAWLTLKATVTAVTRAEFEYEIPVADARQLLGLASASLHKERYGLDLPGGEWVLDVFEGENSPLVVAEVELEREEQALVLPPWCHREITGLGELSNAALARRPWSCWPEADRQSLLADGLCNDSDIS
- the ndhI gene encoding NAD(P)H-quinone oxidoreductase subunit I gives rise to the protein MFGFLQKVGDYTKDAVGAANYITQGLSVTFDHLRRRPITVQYPYEKLIPSERYRGRIHYEFDKCISCEVCVRVCPINLPVVDWVMNKETKKKELKNYSIDFGVCIFCGNCVEYCPTNCLSMTEEYELAAFDRHSLNYDNVALGRLPTSVTSDPAVVPLRELAYLPKGEMDPHGVDPSRPRAGQLPEQVQAEMAASAAKSVENA
- a CDS encoding NAD(+) kinase gives rise to the protein MQLQRVWLIVRSGSQAAQRQARRCSEDLRSQGVQVTVASSGASSNPFPGLLATEPCLPDLTVVLGGDGTVLGAARHLGPLDVPILSFNVGGHLGFLTHERKLLVLSTTSSEDNLWQRLRDDRFALERRMMLEAFVDRGDGVPEGDEPEDPSADGPARLHRALNDFYFRPFLDELSPTCVLELEIDGEVVDQFRGDGLIIATSTGSTGYAMAAGGPILHPGIDAIVVNPICPMSLSSRPVVVPPRSQLAIWPLGEPSRRVKLWKDGAHATMLEPGDRCVVQRSSHCALMVVLQQSPSYYRTLSHKLHWAGDLTASEPSAN
- the nuoH gene encoding NADH-quinone oxidoreductase subunit NuoH, translating into MVGPGLDLQSSFTSTLEGFGLSQGAAHLLWLPLPMLLVLVAAVIGVLVNVWLERKISAAVQQRIGPEYAGALGVLQPMADGLKLLFKEDVIPHRADGLLFTLGPVLVLVPVILSWLVVPFGQNLLISDVGIGVFLWIALSSIQPIGLLMSGYASNNKYSLLGGLRAAAQSISYEIPLALAVLAVVMMSNSLSTVDIVNQQNGAGILSWNIWRQPVGFLIFWICALAECERLPFDLPEAEEELVAGYQTEYAGMKFALFYLGSYINLVLSALLVAVLYLGGWGFPLPVEWLAGVLGQPVDAPLVQVITGSVGIVMTVLKAYLLVFIAILLRWTLPRVRIDQLLDLGWKFLLPIALVNLLVTAGLKLAFPAFFGG
- a CDS encoding histidine phosphatase family protein; this translates as MAGVTLLLLRHGLAEERQAPGPGVRPDGERPLTERGRRRTAAVVRRLLDLELHCDQLLSSPLVRALQTAQIAREEGLCAALAIAAELAPGADPMPLMEQWLAADGPLAGGGRLGLVGHEPDLSALAAHLCGAPCGALRLKKSGVALLELPAPGSLAHRPLAGSACLRLLLSPACLI
- a CDS encoding NADH-quinone oxidoreductase subunit J, which translates into the protein MTIASVTQLICFTALSLTLVLGSLGVVLLPNIVYSAFLLAGVFLSVAGLYLLLNASFVAAAQVLVYVGAVNVLILFAIMLVNKKEAMAEIPGLLLRRVLSGGVCLGLFLLILRVDLTTPWAVPGPTPLGDDATVLIGIHLFSDYLLPFELASVLLLMAMIGAIVLARRDVFSSDVITGEAADQGLIEKERTPLLLESPAGETTLLEKV
- a CDS encoding NDP-sugar synthase, producing the protein MKAMILAAGKGTRVQPITHTIPKPMIPILQKPVMEFLLELLRQHGFTEVMVNVSHLAAEIENYFRDGQRFGVEIAYSFEGRIEDGELIGAALGSAGGLKKIQTFQPFFDDTFVVLCGDALIDLDLTEAVRLHKEKGAMASLVTKRVPKDQVSSYGVVVTDQDSRVLSFQEKPSVAEAASDMINTGIYIFEPEVLDHIPAGIPFDIGADLFPRLVAAGAPFYALPMDFEWVDIGKVPDYWQAIRSVLEGKVRQVQVPGREVRPGIFTGLNVAADWDKINVTGPIYVGGMTRIDPGVTIVGPAMIGPSCHICEGATIDNSIIFDYSRIGAGVRLVEKLVFGRYCVDRNGDHFDLQEASLDWLITDVRRQDVVQPSPQQKAMADLLGTDLALSAGEN